One genomic region from Marmota flaviventris isolate mMarFla1 chromosome 6, mMarFla1.hap1, whole genome shotgun sequence encodes:
- the LOC114080524 gene encoding olfactory receptor 14J1-like, producing MANFTTMNGFLLMGFSGKPEIEMLFAVLFLVLYIVALIGNILIITTTSLDHSLSSPMYFFLKHLSFLDLCYISVTVPRSICNSLMHNGYISLWECILQCFAFTLCGCAEMALLTVMSYDRYVAICLPLRYEVIMDISTCVHGLLAVWASGILGGVMHTAATFSIHFCGANIIHQFFCDVPQLLKLSCSNEYVSELGVSGFLALVTFVCFISIGVTYMHIFSTVQRIPSAEGRARAFSTCLPHLSVVILFVSTSAFDFLKPHSESPTVSDFLLTVFYTVLPPTLNPIIYSLRNKAMKEALKKIFERRKDFFFWITSINLF from the coding sequence ATGGCTAATTTCACTACAATGAATGGATTTCTTCTCATGGGTTTTTCTGGCAAGCCTGAAATAGAAATGCTATTTGCTGTTCTTTTCTTAGTCTTATACATAGTGGCTCTAATTGGCAATATTCTCATTATTACCACCACTTCCCTGGACCACAGTCTCTCCTCACCTATGTATTTCTTCTTGAAACATCTCTCCTTTCTGGATCTGTGCTACATTTCTGTGACAGTCCCAAGGTCCATTTGCAACTCTCTCATGCATAATGGCTATATTTCCCTCTGGGAATGCATATTGCAGTGTTTTGCATTCACTCTCTGTGGCTGTGCTGAGATGGCATTACTCACAGTGATGTCTTacgaccgctatgtggccatttgcCTTCCACTGCGCTATGAAGTCATCATGGATATCAGTACCTGTGTTCATGGACTGTTAGCCGTCTGGGCCAGTGGAATCCTTGGTGGAGTCATGCACACAGCCGCTACTTTCTCCATCCACTTCTGTGGTGCCAACATCATTCATCAATTCTTCTGTGATGTCCCCCAGCTTCTGAAACTCTCTTGTTCCAATGAATATGTGAGTGAGCTTGGGGTTAGTGGCTTCTTGGCCTTGGTGACATTTGTTTGCTTCATCTCTATTGGAGTTACCTACATGCATATATTTTCTACTGTGCAGAGGATACCATCTGCTGAGGGCAGAGCCAGAGCCTTTTCTACCTGCCTGCCCCACCTATCTGTTGTCATATTATTCGTCTCTACTAGTGCCTTTGATTTTCTAAAGCCACATTCAGAGTCTCCAACTGTGTCAGACTTTTTACTCACTGTTTTTTATACTGTTCTGCCCCCAACACTCAATCCAATAATCTATAGCCTGAGAAATAAGGCCATGAAGGAAGCcctaaaaaagatttttgaaagaagaaaagacttcTTTTTCTGGATCACATCTATTAATCTGttttaa
- the LOC114080523 gene encoding olfactory receptor 2G3-like, whose protein sequence is MEENNETSEGGFILLGFSDQPQLEIILFVVVLISYLLTLVGNTTIIVVSCLDSKLHTPMYFFLTNLSFLDLALTTSIVPQLLWNLRGPAKTITSTGCVLQLYVSLSLGSTECVLLTIMAFDRYVAVCRPLNYTTVMHPSFCKALAGIAWLSGVGNTLIQSTITLRLPRCGHRRLHHFLCEVPAMIKLACVDIHANQVQLFVATLVLLLLPMALISVSYGFIAHSVIKIKSSQAWRKALGTCGSHLLVVSLYFGTSSVIYIQPQRSFGHSQGKFLTLFYTVVTPTLNPLIYTLRNKDVKGALRRLLRREQHF, encoded by the coding sequence atggaagaaaacaatgaaaCCTCTGAGGGAGGTTTTATTTTGCTTGGATTCTCAGACCAGCCCCAGTTGGAAATCATCCTTTTCGTGGTAGTTTTGATATCCTATCTTCTGACCCTTGTGGGCAACACAACCATCATTGTGGTCTCCTGCCTGGATTCCAAACTCCACACAcctatgtacttcttcctcactAATCTCTCCTTTCTTGATCTTGCCCTCACTACCAGCATCGTGCCCCAGCTGTTGTGGAACCTGAGGGGACCAGCCAAGACCATCACATCCACCGGCTGTGTCCTACAACTCTACGTGTCCCTTTCCTTAGGTTCCACTGAGTGCGTTCTCCTTACTATCATGGCATTTGACCGCTATGTGGCTGTCTGCAGACCTCTCAACTACACGACTGTCATGCACCCATCATTCTGCAAGGCCCTGGCAGGAATAGCCTGGTTAAGTGGAGTGGGAAACACTCTGATCCAAAGCACCATCACCCTGCGGCTTCCTCGATGTGGGCACCGTCGTCTCCACCACTTCTTGTGTGAAGTGCCTGCCATGATCAAGTTGGCATGTGTTGACATCCATGCAAACCAAGTCCAGCTTTTTGTGGCTACATtagttctcctcctccttcccatggCATTGATATCTGTCTCCTATGGATTCATTGCACATTCTGTGATAAAAATTAAGTCATCCCAAGCTTGGCGCAAGGCTCTAGGGACCTGTGGCTCTCATCTACTAGTGGTGTCCCTTTATTTTGGGACCAGCTCAGTCATATACATCCAACCACAGAGATCCTTTGGCCACAGCCAGGGCAAGTTCCTCACACTCTTTTATACTGTTGTGACTCCCACCCTCAATCCCCTCATATACACCTTGAGGAACAAGGATGTGAAAGGAGCCCTGAGGAGACTGCTAAGGAGAGAGCAACATTTCTAA